TCCGTGGGGTGACAGCTGCTACCTCACCGGTTGCCAGCAGCGCGGGTGTGGGTTGCAGCACTGCGTTGCCGGCCATGGACAACATCAGTCTTGACACCGCCGACGACCATCGCCGGTCAAAGTTGTGAGAAGGAGAAGAAGCGCGAGCGTTGGCCTCTGGCTTGCAGCAGCCATCGTCATCCACTGTAGGGTTTACAATGAGTCAAGATAAAGAATGGAGGCGGTGGATGAGTGTCTCATATCCCTTATATCTTGATGTAGTTAGCCGGTTGGATCCTTGGACGAAATTTTGCCATTGACAATCAGCTCGTGTCTTTGCAGGTGTCTGGTTTGACAACAGATCCTTTGGTGTGGCCGAGGTGCCCTTTGGACATTGCTACCCAGATGTTCATATttagtactccttccgtcccataatgtaagacatgttttgacactagtgtagtgcgaaaaaacgtcttacattatgggacggagggggtaCCTTTCATCAACAAAATACCAATTTTTGTTGTTTGTTTATGTGTTCCCTCATGCGTGTGCAAGTCCTAGGCCCATTTCCATAACAATGTTTACAATTGTTTTAGTCCATGGTGCATCcctttttttgtgtgtgaaaaaGGATCATGTTATAAAGGTTCGTTGAAAGTACAAAGCACCACAAGGTTAATAAAAACTATATTTTGAATCTTGCACCACTGAACGATCACTGCCATCGTCAAAACAAGCCGCTGCAACTGTTACAAAGGAGAGAGGTGAGTCCATATGACATCTTGACTCCGAGACGACCACTCTAGCTTCTTGAGCATTAGAGTTATCCTCCTATCCCTTTTCCATGTTCAGttgtgttagagttgtgtcgaatattattgtacaagttaagttacagttggacttggagtttattttcttttttgagggAGAAGCGACTTGCAGTTGGATTATGGATCGAGAGGCAGCCGATACATGTGACAGTGTTTTTGGCGAACTTCTTCGAGGCCGAATCGATGGACGCGCAGGAGTCAGATCCAATCTGTGTGGCGGTGTGTTCAGGCGTGCAGCACCAGAACTCCTCCGCAGCGGCGCGTACAAGGCGGCTTCCCGGGCGCTGGGGTCGTACCAGTCGGCGGCCCAAGAGCTGGGCGGCTTTTCCAAGCGGAGGCCTAGCTCGGGACAGCTCGTGGTCCAGCTGGGATGGTGGTGTGCGCGGGCGTACGGAGAGGATGGAGCAGCGATATGCATGCGTACGGAGGTTCTACTACTAGGTTGATCTGCATTGAAGAAAGAACAAGAAAAGAGAGTCACAGGTGTTAGGTGGTGGAGTTGAGTTAATCGGAATACTTTGCTACGTACACAAGACTACAGGGACTTCTTTTGGGTTCTTTGCTTGGTAAACTGGTCAAAGATGGTGGTGTGGCAGCATTGTCGTTCAACGGGCAGTCAAATGGAAACCGAGGATGGCGACATGTGTATAAGGCTCGGAGGAGTCCGGGGCATGTCGTGGCAAGGATCATGCATACACAGGGCGTCAAGCAATGCACGGAGATGTGCGGAGGCGGACACGACGCaggtggagcatggttgcagtcaGATTTAGTTCGGCTGGTTTGGACTAGACAGTATGATGGATCGACATGGATGttggtcaaagcagaagacggcgGCAATTTCAGCGACgatgacataggagcgtgatgctgatggtggccaacttctggggcgtggaaacacgtggtgcaggcctgagggcttgtgcggcttcgacagactatgttgcggggttgattcaagacggtgcagaTGAGAGCTTGGAGTCGACGGAGCGCGAGGGGTGGCACGTACAACCATCATGGattcatgttgaaggtggagctagagtctgatggacgacttcactctgtgctaatggtgttggaaatatgccctagaggcaataataaatggttattattatatttctttgttcatggtaattgtctattgttcatgctataattgtgttatccggaaatcgtaatgcatgtgtgaatacatagaccacaacgtgtccctagtaagcctctagttgactagctcgttgatcaacagatagtcatggttttctgactatggacattggatgtcattgataacgggatcacatcattaggagaatgatgtgatggacaaaacccaatcctaagcatagcataaaagatcgtgtagtttcgtttgctagagcttttccaatgtcaagtatcttttccttagaccatgagtgcaactcccggataccgtaggagtgctttgggtgtgccaaacgtcacaacgtaactgggtgactataaaggtgcattacgggtatctccgaaagtatctgttgggttggcacggatcgagactgggatttgtcactccgtgtgacggagaggtatctctgggcccactcggtaatgcatcatcataatgagcttaatgtgactaaggcgttagtcacgggatcatgcattgcggtacgagtaaagagattgccggtaacgagattgaacaaggtattgggataccgacgatcgaatctcgggcaagtaacataccgattgacaaagggaattgtatacgggattgattgaatcctcgacatcgtggttcatccgatgagatcatcgtggaacatgtgggagccaacatgggtatccagatcccgctgttggttattgaccggagaggcgtctcggtcatgtctgcatgtctcccgaacccgtagggtctacacacttaaggttcggtgacgctagggttgtagagatatgtgtatgcggaaacccgaaatttgttcggagtcccgggtgagatcccggacgtcacgaggagttccggaatggtccggaggtgaagaattatatataggaagtcaagttccggccaccgggaaagtttcgggggttaccggtattgtaccgggaccaccggaagggtcccgggggtccaccgggtggggccacctatcccggagggccccgtgggctgaagtgggaagggaaccagcccctagttggctgggcgcccccccccccatgggcctcccccctgcgcctagggttggaaaccctagggtgggggggcgccccacttgccttgggggcaaggcacccccttggccgccggccccccctctagatggggtttggccggcgcccccctcccagggggcctatataaagggggggagggagggcagcaagatagcagccttgggcgcctccctcctcccctgcaacacctctctctctcgtagaagctcggcgaagccctgccgacatcccgctacatccaccaccacgccgtcgtgctgctggatctccatcaacctctccttcccccttgctggatcaagaaggaggagacgtcgctgcaccgtacgtgtgttgaacgcggaggtgccgtccgttcggcactcggtcatcggtgatttggatcacgacgagtacgactccgtcatccacgttcattggaacgcttccgctcgcgatctacaagggtatgtagatgcactcctttcccctcgttgctagtatactccatagatgcatcttggtgagcgtaggaaaattttaaaattatgctacggttcccaacagtggcatcatgagccaggcctatgcgtagttactatgcacgagtagaacacaaagaagttgtgggcgttgatgttgccaattcttcttgccgctactagtcgtttcttgtttcggcggtattgtaggatgaagcggcccggaccgaccttacacgtacgcttacgtgagacaggttccaccgactgacacgcactagttgcataaggtggctagcgggtgtctgtctctcctactttagtcggaacggattcgatgaaaagggtccttatgaagggtaaatagaaattggcaaatcacgttgtggtcatacgtaggtaagaaacgttcttgctagaaacctacaaaccacgtaaaaacttgcaacaacaattagaggatgtctaacttgtttttgcagcatgtgctatgtgatgtgatatggccagaagatgtgatgaatgatatatgtgatgtatgagattgatcatattcttgtaataggaatcacgacttgcatgtcgatgagtatgacaaccggcaggagccataggagttgtctttattattttgcatgacctgcgtgtcattgaataacgccatgtaaattactttactttattgctaaacgcgttagccatagaagtagaagtaatcgttggcgtgacgacttcatgaagacacaatgatggagatcatggtgtcatgccggtgacgaagatgatcatggtgccccgaagatggagatcaaaggagcataatgatattggtcatatcatgtcactatttgattgcatgtgatgtttatcatgttttgcatcttatttgcttagaacgatggtagtaagtaagatgatcccttatgataatttcaagaaagtgttcaccctaactgtgcaccattgcaaaggttcgttgtttcgaagcaccacgtgatgatcgggtgtgatagattctaacgttcgcatacaacgggtgttgacgagcctagcatgtacagacatggcctcggaacacacgcaatacacttaggttgacttgacgagcctagcatgtacagacatggcctcggaacacggaggaccgaaaggtcgagcatgagtcgtatagaagatacgatcaacatggagatgttcaccaatcttgactagtccgtctcacgtgatgatcggacacagcctagttaactcggatcatgtttcacttagatgactagagggatgtctatctaagtgggagttcattgtgtaatttgattagatgaacttaattatcatgaacttagtctaaaatctttacactatgtcttgtagatctaatggccaacgttgtcctcaatttcaacgcgttcctagagaaaaccaagctgaaagatgatggcagcaactatacggactgggtccggaacctgaggatcatcctcatagtagccaagaaagattatgtcttagaagcaccgctagatgaagcaccaatcccagagaaccaagacgttatgaacgcttggcagcagcgtgctgatgattactccctcgttcagtgcggcatgctttacagcttagaaccgggtctccaaaagcgttttgagaaacatggagcatatgagatgttcgaggagctgaaaaaggttttccaagctcatgcccgggtcgagagatatgaagtctccgacaagttcttcagctgtaaaatggaggagaatagttctgttagtgagcacatactcagaatgtctgggttacacaaccgcttatcccagctgggagttaatctcccggatgacgcggtcattgacagaatcctccagtcgctttcaccaagctacaagagctttgtgatgaacttaaatatgcaggggatggaaaagaccattcctgaggtatattcaatgctgaaatcagcggagggggagatcagaaaagaacatcaagtgttgatggtgaataaaaccactaagttcaagaagggcaagggtaagaagaacttcaagaaggacggcaagggagttgccgcacccggtaagccagttactgggaagaagtcaaagcatggacccaagcctgaaactgagtgcttttattacaagggaagtggtcactggaagcggaactgccccaaatacttagcggacaagaaggccggcaacaccaaataCTTAGCAGAGACGCACGGATACGGGCGATCTCCGCGCGATGCGCCGCCCCGGTGGGCGGCGGTGGCACTgggaccccgccggcgctgatcctccacgccccgggcacccgcatgtccggcgggaccagGTACTCGGCCTCATACAGAAGCCGggcttcgtcctcgtgaaggtggcgtCGGCCGAAGccgtccgccgccgcgccatcgcctgGAAAGCGCTCGGCCATTGGGTGAACTGGAAACGGTGAGAATAGAGGGAGGAACGGGGGCGTCGGCGGTGGAGAGTCTGTGTGTCACCGGTGTGGGAggggcggcttatataggcggCGCTCACGTGgccgccgtgtgtacgcgtggcgggcgagggacgtGCGTCGTCCCGTCTTCATtgtgccgcccgtgaggcatcaatggaggaggcTGACCGGCGGGGCAGCGCGCGATAGCTTTGGCATTGACTCCGCCGCGGGAACCGAggtgatgaggacgacgaagcgacgAGAAGAGCCAAGTCGCTGCCAAGGAGGGCCCGCCgattttcgcgccaaaaacgattcggccggcgccccccagcgcgccaggttcggcctggatccgccggcgccaatttcggcccgatcCGGCGAAAAAATGGCCTTTGGGGACGTGACTGGGTCGATTTTTCGACGCCAGCGGCCGAAAAATCGTCTGAGGGGCCTTGTTGAGGGCGCGGCTGAAGATTCTCTTACACCCCTAGCTAGCAACGTACATAGTGTACCTGAGGAAAGTATTTCGTAGTGTGGGCCAACTTGAAGATTTGAAACACACTCGTAACCTTTGTTGAAAAAGGTTCTTTTGTGATAGGGATTTCATAGTGCTTCCATCCATCCTATTCACAGCAAACTGATGGATTCCTCTAAAATCTAAGTGAACACAAACGAATAAGATCTATATCGTACAAATCAAAACGTAAGAAAGAAATAGCAGCAAAATTAGTGCAAGAATTAATATTAATAGACCACCTGCAGGAAAGGAACAAGACTTCGGGATTAACTGATTGATCAGCAATTGGGGTTGACCCTTCTACAGTTGCTCCTGATTTGGCCGTTGCCGCCGGTGAGCAAATaatgttcacgaattttaaaaatattcttgAATTCTAaacaatgttcacgaatttgaaaaaagccCCGCACATTTAGAAGATTTCACATActgtaaaaatgttcatgaactttAAATTTAGAAGTACTCATGAATTAAAAAGTGCTAattaatttttaaaaatgttcatggatttaaaTAATTCAACATTTTTAATAATTCAGGAATTTTATTAAACATTCATGAATTAAAATGTGGAGAAAAACTAAAAGGGAAGaaataaaaatgaaacaaaaaaagaaaaaggaaaatattaAAAACAGTAGCATAGcacaaaaaataaacaaaaactAAACAACAAGCAATGccttcccaaaaccggaaaaacCGGTTGGTCCATTTTGGCCAGGTGTGCATTTCTTTCAACCAGCAACACACACCCATACAAGCGGGGCCGATAGCCACACTCATAGCCATCAATGCACCAGACGGCTCTAAATATAGAAAGCTTATTCATTATTAAAAATGTGAAAATGTaattgaaaataataataataataatcaaacaagcaaagaaaaaatatatatatatatatatatatatatatatattaaaagcATAACaatagaaataaagaaaaacataAGCCAAACTATACCTTCTCAAAACCGGGAAAACAGCAGCCCATTACGGTTAGGTTTGTGTTACTCTCAACCAGCGACACACACCCTTACAGGAGGGGTCCACAGCGACCCTATAGCTAGTCACCGACGCACCAATACACTCCAAATCTTGGGAGCTTAGTATCTCGAAGTTAGATGTGTATTACTACAAGAAGATCTAAAATGAGCATATGTGTATTTATGGAACATAGATTGATACAATGACATCCAAAATGAGCACCAATATACCCTTGTGTATTCTACGGACAATCATCATTTGGATATAAATGATCAAGCTATGTCACATTAATGAATCTGGATGAGATCCATGTTAGATGTTAGATGTTGTGTTGcattaatgaatctatggatgataTCCATCTTGGATATCCATGATCAAGTTGTGTTGCATTAATGAGTCTATGGATGTTATATATGTTACTATGTGAAGATCTAAAATAAGTATATGTGTATTTGTGGAACACAGTGAGTATTAATACGATGAGATCCAAAATGAGCACTCATATATCCTTGTGCATTCTACGGTCACTCATCATCTGGATATCCATTATCAAGCTATATTTCATAAGAGCAGTGCTATACACACGATAGTGTGCAGACGATGTGTGCACGACAATGCAACCAGCTCCGTCCATTGCATGGCAACAGTAGGCAGCAGGCCGCTAGATGCTTATCGTGTAGTGGTCGTGCACATATTTGTCGTCTGCAAAGTAGTTCCGTTTCATTAGTGAATCTATGGATGAGATCCATATTGGATATCCATCTTCAAGTTATGTTGCATTAATGAGTCTATGGATGTTAGATGTGTTACTATGAGAAGATCTAAAATGAGCATTTGTGTATTTGTGGAACATAGAGAGCATTAATCTGATGAGATACAAAATGAGCACCAGTATATCCTTGTGCATTCTACGGACACTCATCATTTGGATATTCATGATCAAGCTATGTTACATTAAAGAATCTATGGAAGCAACATGTGTATTAATAAAAGTAAAATCTGAAATGTGCATCAATTGTATTTATGAATATAAAGGGCATTATTAGCCGGAGGTGCAAAATGTGCACAGACTGGACACTAATTAATATGCATATCCATGATCAAGCGGCATACTTCATTTATGAATTCTCATTGCACGCACTATAAATAAAACTCAACCTCACGAACACCTCCATCCATCTCTACAATACACACCCTTCTCTATCCATTTCACTCTATCTCCCTCTGCTTAAGGACAGTTCAAGGCTTGTATCTAGCCTTCTAGCAATGGCAATAATGCCGCCGACCTCCATCTTCTTCTCCGTGATCGTCTTCATGCTCCTTTCCAATGCCATTACTACTCAAGCCGGTGGCTCTGGTGGTGGCAAACCTAAGGCAACAAGCCTCGTAGTGGAAGCGTGCAAGAACGCTTCGGGCGAGACCCAAGACCCCGATGTCACAAAGGAATTCTGTTTGTCGACCCTCCAGTCGGACAAGCGGAGCGCCGAGGCTAAAGACCTCCCTGGCTTGGTGCTCGTCTCCATCGACATCCTTAAGGGCCGTGTCACTGATGCTAGTGTCAAGGTCAAGAAAATGCTACGAAACGCCAAAAAAGGCACAATGGCGATGCACGCTCTCAGTATTTGTGAGCTGCAATATGAGAACGTGGTGAGCACGCTCAACATCTGCCAAGCCATGATTAAGGATCACCAAGGTGACAAGGGCATCCTGCAGTCCTTGCGTCTGCCCCACTGTGTGGATATCGCCTGCGACACTTCCAACGAGTGCCAAACTGATCTTGAAGATGTGCCAGGGACGGAGGCGCTGCAAATTGATAACGAGAGGCTGCGCATTCTGTTCAACCTCAACGCCGCCTTGGTTGTACCATATGATGTCCGTGATTAGAATAGTATAATGATTGTTTTTTATCTGCGAGAAAGGATAATAAATTTGAAATAATAATCATAACGTTTGCTGTGGCATAAATTTGACTCATTTTTGTCTTATGGTATATACCCATGGATGGTTATGATCATCCACACAACATTAATCACGAACAGAAATGAGTAAGCCAGAATGTTAGTACTATTTGGATAAAGAATATATACCTCTAGCACGTCTACACAATATATATCTGCTATCTTTGAATATGATGAAGATAAAAGGAACTTGACGTGTAGAGCAAGGCGGGCATTGGCCATCCCATGTCTCGATCGCCTCCAGAAAGCTGGCACGGCACGTTTGGTGGCTATGCTAACCTTATGCTTTGTGTTGGCTTTGTTTTTTCCTTTGCTAGCTAATGCGTTAGCATGCACACTGTAACTGGCCGGCATTCTTTGTCCTCCTTCTAATCAATCCAAATACGCGGCTCTCCTGTAAATCTCGAGTGCATGGATCCTTGCTACAGCGTCAAGGAGATATGAGTTGGTCGCGCTGCTGAACCCCTCCTTTTTTTGGATGATTTGTAGCTGTATTGGGATTTCAGCCGAGGATTTGTTATTTGTGATGTTGGATGTTGTCCCATGTTTGTGCAGGATTGGATACATCATGATCACTGATGTCAAGAAGGGTTCATCGTCCTAATGAAGCTGAGTAAGATCGACTGCCTCTTTGGTGCTTCTGCAATTGGGAATTATGTTACTTGTGACTTGAGTGGCTTTGGAGAACAGAGCTTACTTGCACTTCCTGGAATATAATCATCATTTGTGATTTTGCTAtgtattcactagtagaaaacagactTTACGTTCggatcattagtcccggtttggaTTCGGCCCGGGACTAATGTGACTATTAGTCCCGGTTTCAACGGCTAGGAGCGTGTCCCGGTTTGtgttacaaaccggtactaaatgggCTCTTGGGCCCCAGCCTGacgcccctttagtcccggtttgtaccacaaaccgggactaatgatgctCGTGCCTCCGATCgctcctagccgttggaaccgggactaatgatgccCGTGCCCCAGACCGCTcttacataaacccttcgtccagcccaAGCCCATTCTCTCTGTTTTCCCCTTTCTCTCCTCTGTTCTTCCACTTGCTCGAGCTCTTCCTCCATTTTTGCCAAGATTTGTCAAAATATGGAGACACCCCATCTATCCAAGtgttcacaaaggttagcaactttgtcctttcatccctcattgctagattagctcgtgcaatgctctataagtatagtgatttgtgggttttagtttgggagtttgtttgatttatatgcaatttgagcaaaAGTTAACTTCTTAGTTTGCATGTGTGTagttgtggtttctgggtatcaagagggaatgtgtccggtttgtgcaggaagtgcggggcATGTTGCTCCGGTGGCCTTGAAACTTCGTGTGCTCCCAAAGGAGGCCATCGCATGACACGTGCCACGCCCCCCGCATTTTCCAGGCACGTGTGCAATATTCGAGAAATTTATTGCTCTGCTAGGGTTTCATCGCCGAAAATTCTAGATCTGCAAGGCACCACATGAAATTATGCCCGGAAGTGGCATGGGAAATCCTGTGTGATGTCATAGGAAAATAAAGACCGAGCACCTATCTGATGGCCCTCGCCCGGTTCTACAGACcaagcacccatccggtggcccctaCGGTCTAGGgcgttgaccggcaccgagagggggtaggccacggtgaacaactgcttcttcgtgttacgaaaggtcatcgcgagatgacaaacCAAGTCTAagcccgttctgtcacgggatcgcccaccgaagactcGGTTTCGCAGAGGgccaagcaaatgcccgagttgagagatatgaagtctccaacaagttctatagctgcaagatggaggagaaccattctgtcagtgagcacatactcagaatgtctaggtatcataaccacttgactcagctgggagttaatcttcgggatgatagtgttattgacagagttcttcaatcactgccaccaagctacaaaggcttcatggtgaactataatatgcaagggatggataagaaagttttattgctattgctttcttcatgacttatacatattcgtttgactatgagattatgcaactcccggataccggaggaataccttgtgtgctatcaaacgtcacaacgtaactgggtgattataaagatgctctacaggtatctccgaagttgttttgttgggtcggcatagatcgagattaggatttgtcactccgagtatcagagaggtatcttgggccctctcagtaatgcacatcatgataagccttgcaagcaatgtgactaaagagttagttacgggatgatgtattacggaacgagtaaagagacttgccggtaacgagattgaactaggtatgaagataccgaccaccgaatctcgggcaagtaacataccgatgacaaagggaataacgtatgttgtcattacggtacgaccaataaagatcttcgtagaatatgtgggaaccaatatgagcatccaggttccgctgttggttattgaccggagaggtgtctcggtcatgtctacatagttctcgagcccgtagggtcagcacgcttaatgttcgatgacgatttgtattatatgagttatgtgatttggtgaccgaatgttgttcggagttccggatgagatcaaggacatgacgaggagtcttgaaattggtcaagaggtaaagattgatatattggatgatagtattcggacaccggaagtgttccgggatgTATCGGGTGCATATTGGAGTACCGGGGgggcttaccggaaccccccgggaaaaaa
This window of the Triticum aestivum cultivar Chinese Spring chromosome 5D, IWGSC CS RefSeq v2.1, whole genome shotgun sequence genome carries:
- the LOC123126314 gene encoding uncharacterized protein: MAIMPPTSIFFSVIVFMLLSNAITTQAGGSGGGKPKATSLVVEACKNASGETQDPDVTKEFCLSTLQSDKRSAEAKDLPGLVLVSIDILKGRVTDASVKVKKMLRNAKKGTMAMHALSICELQYENVVSTLNICQAMIKDHQGDKGILQSLRLPHCVDIACDTSNECQTDLEDVPGTEALQIDNERLRILFNLNAALVVPYDVRD